The sequence below is a genomic window from Candidatus Latescibacter sp..
GATAAAAACTCCCAGGAGCACGGTAACCGGATGGATATTTCCGAGCGAGCTGATCAGCTTTGGCCGTACCACATTGTCTATGTTGCCGACAAGCAGGAAACCCCAGAGTATAATACCTATGCCGCTGAAATAATTATGCTGGGCAAGCTGGATAAGGCCGGCAGGGAACCAGATAATAAACGTTCCCAGGAACGGGATGAATGACGTGATGACCGTGACAAACCCCCAGAGCAGCGCCCCGGAAATACCGAATATCAGGAAACCGATACCCGTCAGGGTGCCCTGAATGATGGCAATGAGAAGCTGTCCCAGGATGAGAGTACGGGTATTGAGCGATATTTCGCGGAGAAGCTTATCGCAGTTTGCATAACTTAAGGGAAAATAGTTTTTAAATGTCGCAATCACCTCTTCTGAACGGATCAGGAGATAGTACATGATAAAAATTGTCAGAAATGCATAGAGGGCTAATCCGGAAACACTGAAAATAATTTTCGGGCCGATGACAGTAACCGCGCTTTTAACTGCTGTAGACATCTGGGATTTGAAATTGTCGATGTAATCGGATATATTTAAGGAAAATTGATCGTAGAAAAAATTCTGGAGGCCGGTCAGTGCATCCTGCATACGGTTAAATGTATTTTCGGTAAAAAGCACTGAAAATTCTTTCTGGAGCCCGAAAACTATCAGTATGAACGGAATGAAGATCAGGGCGAAGATAATGAGGATTATTATAAACGCCGAGAGTGATTTTCGTTTGGTGATTTTCAGAAAATATCCATATATTGGATTGAAGAGATAGGCAAAAACGCAGGCTGTGGCCAAAGCAGGTAAAAAATCTTCGATGATGAAGTAAAATTTTACTACAAGGACCAAAATAATGAAGAGAAGAAAATAGAACCCAAATTTTTTGATTTTCATGGCTGTTCACGCAATCTCAGGTTTTTCGGATACGAGAGTTTCTCATATACTTGAGTAGTATCAAAAA
It includes:
- a CDS encoding AI-2E family transporter, translated to MKIKKFGFYFLLFIILVLVVKFYFIIEDFLPALATACVFAYLFNPIYGYFLKITKRKSLSAFIIILIIFALIFIPFILIVFGLQKEFSVLFTENTFNRMQDALTGLQNFFYDQFSLNISDYIDNFKSQMSTAVKSAVTVIGPKIIFSVSGLALYAFLTIFIMYYLLIRSEEVIATFKNYFPLSYANCDKLLREISLNTRTLILGQLLIAIIQGTLTGIGFLIFGISGALLWGFVTVITSFIPFLGTFIIWFPAGLIQLAQHNYFSGIGIILWGFLLVGNIDNVVRPKLISSLGNIHPVTVLLGVFIGLKEWGFIGLVLGPLIITVLLILIRMFREEYLDEGKKID